The Dethiobacter alkaliphilus AHT 1 genome includes a region encoding these proteins:
- a CDS encoding sodium:solute symporter family protein, translating to MQEVAWRIDNIALGFSVVVLCFVVFYLVGWLSSRKTTEVTDLYVAGRTIGSATNGLGMASTWASLATFMGVTALILQLQAPFVFLWIQWALSIPLITLLYGTSLRRMQAYTPASFIRERYGKTATVVVCCWMILIMLMYAVGQMIGLAQALEVLLGFPYVTTLFVAGIIIVGYVTIGGMYGASYNAAFQMVVMTLALIVPMGAIMRQMGSSGWFFPPLLYGDMVDSMLELVPTFFDTNYGFKWYFALIPAFTLGPIGLPHLAMRVFTAPSLKSARWAVVWFTGFLGLLFGGAYAVGFIGNYFQAIEGITIAAADADKITMILNVYYNPEWVTAIVIAGAIAAGLSTLNGNLLAIGALTAQDILGVFMPDIDDNLRMKIGYVAIFLGGIISVVVSYSPPDFLVTSILWAFGICGSAVTPMILLGVWWKEANRLAAIISSVVAGFTFIIVSPYVMPGIVLGEGVTANLGMSGALFTVPLAFALFIFLSLAFNRIPALESYSPSAEDRKLVDSIHGWPDSDDSRYSGNGWAALVGVICVAISIWGFMPW from the coding sequence GCCACAAACGGTCTGGGCATGGCTTCTACCTGGGCCAGCCTGGCAACGTTCATGGGTGTTACCGCTCTGATTCTGCAATTGCAGGCTCCCTTTGTTTTCCTCTGGATTCAGTGGGCCTTATCCATTCCTTTGATTACCTTGCTTTACGGTACAAGCTTACGTCGTATGCAAGCCTACACCCCCGCTTCCTTCATTAGAGAGCGCTACGGCAAAACCGCCACTGTTGTGGTTTGCTGCTGGATGATTCTCATCATGCTGATGTACGCTGTGGGTCAGATGATCGGCTTGGCCCAGGCTTTGGAAGTACTTTTGGGCTTCCCATATGTTACCACTCTGTTTGTTGCCGGTATTATCATCGTAGGTTATGTAACCATTGGTGGAATGTATGGTGCGTCCTACAACGCTGCGTTTCAGATGGTTGTTATGACTCTGGCCTTGATTGTTCCCATGGGTGCCATCATGAGACAGATGGGCTCCTCCGGTTGGTTCTTCCCTCCGCTGCTGTATGGCGACATGGTGGATTCCATGCTGGAATTGGTTCCCACCTTCTTTGACACCAATTATGGCTTTAAATGGTACTTCGCATTGATTCCCGCTTTTACACTGGGCCCCATCGGCCTGCCTCACCTGGCCATGCGTGTTTTCACCGCTCCCAGCTTAAAGAGTGCCCGCTGGGCCGTGGTTTGGTTCACAGGATTTTTGGGACTGCTCTTTGGTGGTGCTTATGCCGTAGGTTTCATCGGCAACTACTTCCAGGCCATTGAAGGCATCACCATTGCCGCCGCTGATGCGGATAAAATTACCATGATTTTGAACGTTTATTACAACCCTGAGTGGGTTACCGCCATTGTTATCGCCGGCGCCATTGCTGCAGGTCTGTCCACGCTTAACGGAAACCTGCTGGCCATCGGTGCTCTGACAGCACAGGATATCTTAGGTGTGTTTATGCCTGATATCGATGATAATCTGCGGATGAAAATCGGTTATGTTGCCATCTTCCTTGGCGGTATCATCAGTGTTGTTGTTTCCTACAGCCCCCCGGATTTCCTTGTTACCAGTATTCTCTGGGCTTTCGGTATCTGCGGAAGTGCTGTTACACCCATGATTCTCTTAGGTGTGTGGTGGAAAGAGGCCAACAGACTGGCCGCCATCATTTCCTCTGTAGTAGCCGGCTTCACCTTCATCATTGTTTCCCCGTATGTTATGCCCGGCATTGTACTGGGAGAAGGTGTTACAGCTAACCTGGGGATGTCCGGTGCTCTCTTTACAGTACCGCTGGCCTTTGCCCTCTTCATCTTCCTGTCTCTGGCCTTTAACCGGATTCCGGCGCTGGAAAGCTACAGCCCCTCCGCTGAAGACAGAAAGTTGGTAGATTCCATTCACGGTTGGCCCGACTCCGACGATTCCCGTTATTCAGGTAACGGCTGGGCTGCACTGGTAGGTGTAATCTGCGTAGCCATCTCCATCTGGGGTTTTATGCCCTGGTAA